Part of the Clostridium sporogenes genome, TCTGTATTATTATTCTTAATAGTAAGGGAATTTATATCTATTGGAAATTTAGTAAGTAATTCATAACCATCTTTTGTAATTAAAATTGTATCTGAATGCCTATACCCACCTACTCCATCAATATATATCCCTGGTTCAATACTTATAACCATATTTTCTTTTAATATTTCATCATCACCAACAGAAATAAATGGTAATTCATGATTACTTAAACCGATTCCATGACCAGTTCTATGTAATAAACTATCACTATATCTTGTTTTAAAAAGATATTCTCGCACTTTTATATCAATTTCTGAACATTTAACCCCTGGTTTTATAAGTTTTAAAGCTATGTCTCTTGCATTCATCATATTATTAAAATGCTCAATTTCTCCATTTTTAGGCTCCTTTAAGAAAAAGGTCCTCTCACATTCTGATGCATATCCATTAATTTTGTAGTAACACATTGCCACATTAGATCCTTCTACTAATTTATCTGCTAAATTTGGAATACTATGTGGCATTGAACTATTCGGAGATGGCCAAACACAAGAAGTTAATGATGTTACAATTGGATCATAATCCTTCTCCTTTATTAATTGTTGTTGAATTTTATTAGAAAGGCTAAACATTTCTAATACTGTAGCATCTATATAAGCATTCTTTAGTATTCTTTCCATTCCTATATCTGAAAATTTAGCTGTTTTTCTAATCATTTCAATTTCATATGGTGTTTTAATCTTACGCATTTCATTTACTAAATCCAATATTACCATTTCATTTACATCAATATTACTAAGAATATTATAACTAGTTGTATTCTCTATTCCAACTCTTTTATATGGTTTCATTATATCTTTCAAAATATCATACCAGTTTTCTCCTGGACAAGATGTAGCCTCCCAATAAGATATTATTTTACATTCAACTTCAATTTTGCTTAGATGTTTTTCTTCTAGCTTAGGAGTTAGGAATATTGGACATCCCTTTGCAGGAATAATCATAAAAAACACTCTTTCCTCCGGTTTATATGACATTCCTGTAAAATAAAGTAAACTTTCTTCCGCTGTTAAAATATATGCATCCAGCTTTTCTTTTACTAAATTTGATTGTAAGTGTTTTATTCTATTTGTAAGTTCCAAAGTAAATTTTTTATTCATTATCCTCTCTCCTTTTCATATCACAAACATTTATGACCCCGGTCATTTTTGTCTAGTATAATACTCTTTTATAGCAATGTCAATTTTATTATTTTATAAATAATAAAAATTTTTCCTTATATATTACAAATTAATACATGTAACCTTGTATTTACAAGAAAGTTGTATATAATAAAAAAAGGGAGTGATATTTTGAAATCTACAGAAAAAAATCTAAAAATCACAAAAGGAATGAAAACCA contains:
- a CDS encoding M24 family metallopeptidase — its product is MNKKFTLELTNRIKHLQSNLVKEKLDAYILTAEESLLYFTGMSYKPEERVFFMIIPAKGCPIFLTPKLEEKHLSKIEVECKIISYWEATSCPGENWYDILKDIMKPYKRVGIENTTSYNILSNIDVNEMVILDLVNEMRKIKTPYEIEMIRKTAKFSDIGMERILKNAYIDATVLEMFSLSNKIQQQLIKEKDYDPIVTSLTSCVWPSPNSSMPHSIPNLADKLVEGSNVAMCYYKINGYASECERTFFLKEPKNGEIEHFNNMMNARDIALKLIKPGVKCSEIDIKVREYLFKTRYSDSLLHRTGHGIGLSNHELPFISVGDDEILKENMVISIEPGIYIDGVGGYRHSDTILITKDGYELLTKFPIDINSLTIKNNNTESKIKGKFIRRALKID